From Temnothorax longispinosus isolate EJ_2023e unplaced genomic scaffold, Tlon_JGU_v1 HiC_scaffold_27, whole genome shotgun sequence, the proteins below share one genomic window:
- the LOC139824128 gene encoding uncharacterized protein, producing the protein MTTVDPDDDIEKLPHIQWDSTAVPGPSGCMFPGEMTPLECQIAGHPFNGEKQTIGMLVCKGTEEARSRYKGRFCTKRRIKWTENIIAANKRRHTKYKKPAENNYVKLTGRRLIDLHLLADELWCKSCNVPTSLRHVTKEDHIGLASIFYITCQLCQRVYQVNTSKIEELLRFSKPTYTVNTKVVIGTLESGIGVTHLNKILLAVNVPVMYTFLYKRCERRAGKSIECLANENCLENLKIEKALTIEKEGNQMLNRRGSQQVW; encoded by the exons ATGACGACCGTAGACCCGGACGACGATATCGAGAAGCTGCCGCATATACAGTGGGACAGTACGGCGGTTCCCGGGCCATCCGGCTGCATGTTCCCCGGCGAGATGACACCGTTGGAATGCCAAATAGCCGGTCATCCCTTCAATGGCGAGAAACAAACTATCGGTATGTTAGTATGCAAAGGGACTGAAGAGGCTCGGAGCCGATATAAAGGCCGattttgtacaaaaagaaGAATCAAGTGGACAGAGAATATTATTGCTGCTAACAAACGAAGACAcacgaaatataaaaaaccaG ctgagaataattatgtaaaactcACTGGACGTCGACTGATAGATTTGCACTTGCTCGCCGATGAGTTGTGGTGCAAGTCATGTAACGTTCCAACATCGCTGCGGCATGTAACGAAAGAGGATCATATTGGACTTGCCAGCATCTTTTACATCACTTGCCAGCTATGTCAGAGGGTGTATCAAGTCAACACatcaaaaatagaagaattgTTAAGATTTTCGAAACCAACATACACAGTCAACACCAAAGTTGTTATCG GAACACTTGAAAGTGGAATTGGAGTAactcatttaaataaaattttattggcGGTAAATGTTCCTGTAATGTacacttttctttataaacgCTGTGAGAGAAGGGCAGGCAAATCAATTGAATGTCTCGCTAATGAAAATTGCTTGGAAAATTTGAAGATTGAAAAAGCGCTAACGATTGAAAAAGAAGG GAATCAGATGCTAAATCGTCGGGGATCTCAACAAGTATGGtaa